One region of Thunnus thynnus chromosome 14, fThuThy2.1, whole genome shotgun sequence genomic DNA includes:
- the calm2a gene encoding calmodulin 2a (phosphorylase kinase, delta), whose product MADQLTEEQIAEFKEAFSLFDKDGDGTITTKELGTVMRSLGQNPTEAELQDMINEVDADGNGTIDFPEFLTMMARKMKDTDSEEEIREAFRVFDKDGNGYISAAELRHVMTNLGEKLTDEEVDEMIREADIDGDGQVNYEEFVQMMTAK is encoded by the exons ATG GCTGATCAGCTTACAGAAGAGCAGATTGCTG AGTTCAAGGAGGCATTTTCGCTCTTTGACAAGGATGGAGATGGCACCATCACCACCAAAGAGCTGGGCACAGTCATGCGTTCTCTGGGCCAGAACCCCacagaggcagagctgcaggacATGATCAATGAAGTGGATGCTGATG GAAATGGAACGATAGACTTCCCGGAGTTCCTGACCATGATGGCAAGGAAGATGAAGGACACAGACAGCGAGGAGGAGATCAGAGAAGCATTCCGTGTCTTTGACAAG GATGGCAATGGATACATCAGTGCTGCTGAGCTGCGCCATGTGATGACAAACCTCGGAGAGAAGCTGACTGATGAAGAAGTGGATGAGATGATCAGAGAAGCAGACATTGACGGAGATGGACAGGTCAACTATGAAG agtTCGTACAAATGATGACGGCGAAGTGA